The region GATGGTGAGCAGCCAAAACCAGAAACGCATCTGAACAACAATATGATTTTCCAAAAACTTCGCATCGCGTTGAACTTGAAAACCGAAGAGATGCTCAACATTTTAGAAACTGTTGGTCTAGAAATGAATAAGTACGATTTGGGTTCTTACTTTCGTAAGCCAGACAATAAACACTATAAACAGTGCGACGACGAGACCCTACGCGAGTTCCTTTTTGGTGTAAAACTGCAAAGTAACCCAGACGCCGATCTAGAAGAGTGATATAGGCATTCGCTATCTCGATTGGCTAAAACGTGAAGAGACAAAAAAGGCACCGTGATAGGTGCCTTTTGCATATAACAAGAGTGATTTAACGACGCTCTAACATCAATTTAATGCCCAAAGCAACCAGCACAAAACCGGTTGTTCCTTCCATCCAGCTCATAAAATGACGACTTTTTAGCAGATTCTTCGCTTTCGTTAACGCACCAGAGAGTGCACACTGCCAAACCATCGCAATCACAAAATGCACCGCCGCCATAAACAGAGACTGCAATAACGCCGAATGTTCTGGGCTAATAAACTGCGGTAGGAACGCTAAGTAAAACACGGCTGTTTTGGGATTCAGTACATTAGAGAGAAAGCCTTCACGCAGTGAGCGTCGTACATTAAGGTGCGAATTACTCAACGATTCAACATGCATACCATGGGTTTGTCCTTTTATTAACCCCTTCAAGCTGTTGTAACCCAACCAAATTAAGTACGCCGCACCAATCATTTTTACCACTTGGAACAGCTCTGCAGACGAAGCCAAAATCGCCGAAATACCAATGGCGGAACAAGTTGCGTGAACAAATAGCCCACTGCAAATACCAAGACTGGTCACACAACCATCGCTAATCCCTGCTCTTGAGGTATTGCGAATAACCAGCGCAGTATCAAGCCCTGGGGTTAACGTAAGAATGGTGATTGCTACAACAAACGCTTCAAAGTTCTGGATATACATATCATTCCCTGACAACAGCAAACATGAGATTTCTCAGGAGGTTATACCGCAAATGCTAACGAATGTCTTGAAGAGATTATCACTGAGTGGGAAAGAGTTAGTGACCGACATTGAAGAAGCGCAACTAATTCACTGCCTACATTCTTAAAGCGTTAGTTAACTTTGTTGCTGTCTCTACTGGTCTACTCTATTTTTCCCTTTCTAAACACTACCTTTTTAGGCAGATAAGGTGTGCTATCCGATTTCGAGGTTTTGTTAAAAACAAGTGTTTGCCCTTGTAGACATAATATCACATTGGCGTATTCGCTAAAAAATGCATCATATAACGTTGAAGTGTAACAACCATCATCAGATTTAATTAACATATAAACTTTAGCACCGCTTTCATTTATTTTATTTCCATTCATATGTATAAACGAGTACTTAAGATGTGTTTTATTTTGTATGGTTTTAATATCCAAATTATAAACGCTTTTTCCATTGTTAGATTGATAACCCCAAATGCCGTTTATATCTTCAGCCCATACACCAGAAGAAACCGCCATCAATAAAATAAGTACAGATTTCATCTCCCCCTCTCACTAACAAATAATATCATTTCCAATAGACAATTATTTAATATAATTTAAAATTCCGTTCAAATGAAGATGATAATACAAATGAATTACAAGAAAAACACACTGCCAGTGTAAACATTATGATTTCAATAATTATTCATACCCTTATATAAACAATGTAATTTTCGAGAAAAATTAAAATATTTCATATCATATATCTTAACTATTTCGTTAGTTGAATAGATTCTTTACGAAGCCACCTAGTTACTGTCTTTTCACCTGAAAAGGTGATATTTAACCAATCACCAACACCTTCATTAACAACTACTGAATCGCTTTTTACTAGATACATTCTGCTCTTAACAAAACTTCCATTTTCTTTTTTGTATAAATATACTTTATCATTTTTTATCTTTGCTAAAATTTTTAAATTTAAATAACCAGTTAGATTTACACGTTCTAAGTTTCTGAACTTTCCATCAAGAGCATAACAATAGCCATTTCCATTAGGAACTCTTGAATACACGTAATAATAATCTCTTTGATAATGAACAGTGTTGCAGTCCTTAGTATCACTAATAAAATAACTTATTGTTCCATTTGGTGTTACACTTAAAATCTGATCATTAATGACAATCTTTGCAGCTTCATCAACTTGATAGGTAATACCATTATTATCATTAATAACAAACTTATTGCTTTGCATTGTACTATTATCAATACACTCCAAATAAGTACCATTGACAAAATTAATCCTATGGACGCTATCATAATTTTTACACTCTTCCTCAATATCGTTACTGGCGGAGAAAACACATTGAGAAATAGTGATTAAAATAAATACAATTATAAACTTCATGATGTTACCCTATTTTTACTCCTATGAGCCAATCAACTATTGTTAAATATGTATCGTTTATCACGGATAACTACATGAACGTTCCAGTCATTCAAGGCTTCCGAGCACCTTACTTAAGTAATTTTCATCCATTTCGCAGCGCATTATCTTACACTGAATTCCGCCTTTCGTTAGCTCATGGCAGTCTTTCATCCAATTAATAAAGGCCGATGGGAATTCTTTCGGATTGAGTAAACCCACCAATCTTGCCACTGTATACCCGCTTAAAAATGTATAAGCGGATTCGCTAAACTGGTCTTGAAAAGGCTCCGTTTTTAATGCGAAGCCTCTAGAAGACAATGAGAATGATCTACATACCGATCCTTTATAAATGTAAACACATACTAGAAAGGTCAATAAAAATCGTGGTGATATAAAGAATTCTGTCCTTAATTCAGTACTTAAGAATCAAGGATGTTAATGCGGCTTGCCTAATTCATGATCCTTGATACATTCAAATACAGTTCTTACATACCTATTTTCTTTGTCATAATTCGATTTATTCTCAATGTCATCATATGATGACGAATGTTAAAAAAACACAAAACCCTATATTCAAGATTGAATATAGGGTAAATATTTATATCCTATTCTATACAACAGATAGA is a window of Vibrio porteresiae DSM 19223 DNA encoding:
- a CDS encoding LysE family translocator, whose amino-acid sequence is MYIQNFEAFVVAITILTLTPGLDTALVIRNTSRAGISDGCVTSLGICSGLFVHATCSAIGISAILASSAELFQVVKMIGAAYLIWLGYNSLKGLIKGQTHGMHVESLSNSHLNVRRSLREGFLSNVLNPKTAVFYLAFLPQFISPEHSALLQSLFMAAVHFVIAMVWQCALSGALTKAKNLLKSRHFMSWMEGTTGFVLVALGIKLMLERR
- a CDS encoding YehS family protein, producing MTNNEVLRLVRSALVLKESHLVKIFALANSNVSANQIAQWLNKDNDSNAKMSDSKLASFLNGLIIHKRGPRDGEQPKPETHLNNNMIFQKLRIALNLKTEEMLNILETVGLEMNKYDLGSYFRKPDNKHYKQCDDETLREFLFGVKLQSNPDADLEE